A window of Anas acuta chromosome 8, bAnaAcu1.1, whole genome shotgun sequence contains these coding sequences:
- the NPHS2 gene encoding podocin, with protein MLLNTENQMRMDERSRSSSRESRKRNREPLATRKKREKRESSREANKETGDVEQEKKKEIKSIAGTDGRVHTSTVVDVDDVISDEEMEAMMLLDSERHEEGIKSPGLGICEWLLTILSFLFIVMTFPISVWFCMKVVREYERAIVFRLGRLLPGRARGPGLFFFLPCLDTYHKVDLRLKTLEIPFHQVVTKDMVTLEIDAVCYYRLENASLLLTTLTGVSSAIQLLVQTTTKRLLAHRAFSELLLERKSISQEIKVALDAVTGLWGIKVERTEINNVQLPAEVRQSLAVEAEAQRQAKVRVIAAEGEKAASESLRMAAEILSSAPAAAQLRYLHALHSLAAEKPAAFILPLPLDPMNLISPATHSSPGASSLTTDTTKLPEGVKDKKDSPML; from the exons GaagagggagagcagcagagaagccaacaaagaaacaggagatgtagaacaggagaaaaaaaaggagatcaAGAGCATTGCAGGGACTGATGGTCGGGTGCACACATCCACGGTGGTGGACGTGGATGATGTGATATCTGATGAAGAAATGGAGGCAATGATGTTGCTGGACAGCGAGCGTCATGAAGAAG GTATAAAGTCACCAGGTCTCGGCATCTGCGAGTGGCTGCTGACTATCTTGTCTTTCCTGTTCATCGTAATGACCTTCCCCATTTCTGTCTGGTTCTGCATGAAG GTAGTGCGGGAGTACGAGAGAGCCATCGTTTTCCGCCTTGGGCGTCTCCTTCCTGGCAGAGCCAGAGGACCTG gccttttcttttttcttccctgcctgGACACATATCACAAGGTGGACCTCCGCCTCAAAACCCTAGAGATCCCCTTCCACCAG GTGGTGACTAAAGACATGGTTACCTTGGAGATAGATGCCGTCTGCTACTACCGTTTGGAGAATGCCTCTCTTCTCCTCACCACCCTGACCGGCGTCTCCAGTGCCATCCAGCTGCTGGTACAGACCACCACGAAGCGCCTCCTGGCACATCGAGCCTTCTCTGAACTTCTCTTGGAGAGAAAGAGCATCAGCCAGGAGATAAAG GTGGCTTTGGATGCGGTCACAGGCCTCTGGGGCATCAAAGTGGAGAGAACAGAAAT CAACAACgtgcagctgcctgctgaagTCCGGCAGTCCCTGGCGGTGGAAGCAGAGGCCCAGAGGCAGGCCAAAGTGCGG gtgATTGCTGCTGAGGGGGAAAAGGCTGCTTCTGAGTCCCTGCGCATGGCAGCTGAGATCCTATCGagtgcccctgctgctgctcagctccgTTACCTTCATGCCCTGCACTCCCTTGCTGCAGAGAAGCCTGCTGCCTTCATCTTGCCCCTGCCTTTGGACCCCATGAATCTGATCTCTCCAGCTACCCACAGCTCTCCGGGAGCGAGCAGCCTCACCACAGACACCACAAAACTCCCAGAAGGTGTGAAAGACAAGAAGGACTCCCCCATGCTCTAG